Proteins found in one Triticum aestivum cultivar Chinese Spring chromosome 4D, IWGSC CS RefSeq v2.1, whole genome shotgun sequence genomic segment:
- the LOC123099149 gene encoding uncharacterized protein isoform X1 — protein sequence MEMFPCFGWMGVGAASIAATRKTPVTSCPFQPRITNDFKLKMLNHAMQELLFWAPMEDSCNCCQEHCQFSGCHHASNWPLICLLFVLLKGIWIRSRNGARDDMSNTCLTLDSGFFLQVDHTIVRISARIILYIMLDHLGICRVIYRLRMYSQNTISVVVLFYTSVQSNGICILYCTATL from the exons ATGG AAATGTTCCCTTGCTTTGGTTGGATGGGTGTAGGAGCAGCAAGCATCGCCGCCACACGGAAAACTCCAGTAACTTCTTGCCCCTTCCAGCCTCG GATCACGAACGACTTCAAGCTGAAGATGTTGAACCATGCGATGCAAGAATTATTATTTTGGGCTCCTATGGAAG ACTCATGTAATTGCTGTCAAGAACACTGTCAGTTCAGCGGTTGTCATCATGCAAGCAATTGGCCGCTGATCTGCTTGCTCTTTGTACTACTAAAG GGGATATGGATCAGAAGCCGCAATGGTGCGCGTGACGACATGTCTAACACTTGCCTGACCCTGGACTCTGGCTTCTTCTTGCAA GTTGACCATACTATTGTGAGAATCTCGGCCAGGATCATTCTTTATATCATGTTGGATCATCTTGGAATTTGTAGAGTAATTTATCGTCTAAGGATGTACTCACAGAACACAATCAGTGTGGTTGTGCTTTTCTACACTTCTGTCCAGAGCAATGGGATATGTATTCTGTACTGTACGGCTACCCTCTAA
- the LOC123097199 gene encoding uncharacterized protein codes for MAEEGHPSRYVKLTKDQDAPGEDIRPGELNQPVHVPQLEGRRCGECGQVLPESYEPPADEPWSTGIFGCTDDPESCRTGLFCPCVLFGRNVEALREDIPWTTPCVCHAIFVEGGITLAILTAIFHGVDPRSSFLIGEGLMFSWWLCGTYTGIFRQELQKRYHLKNSPCDPCMTHCCLHWCANCQEHRERRGRLADHSAVPMTVVNPPPVQEMSMSENRDAPAPANPENGSSNKAELEARNSDHDAVDCDEFVKRSTKRKRARSTAYENEADMELDHRRQEAEGGMMELARACGKLGTPPSSQRRASARLRRPEAPAYEFVKRSTKRKRPRGTAYESEADVKLKRRFNNTIRCSLKEFFECAELLKDRHVARVRKAGFGAMLDGKVRGLISRPLIGFLMGKIDPATMTMKLGESKVIAITSDAIHHLFGLPQGGHTAPRPSESGYDKAVMKLKLELGFKRSDNVMTRDLRGLLKRLVEDEEKDELALKVFFLVVFMKVICPGASARVSREAAMLEDLDFDKMADMDFCQLLVDELQRAVVRYQSGKALWQAITGCAIAPLLIYLDCCNLRKVSELDTRTPRTHFMTVDNLKKIASADLIEKGGPDPQTWLYGKLPWKAHKDIVYYGLIVEPICSVPPIAVPDLRAAKRMPSLGSETTGKEEEVDRHRQEAEGRMMELARACGELGTPAYPQCRSSARLRRPEAPAATQYEFVKRSTKRKRAHSTAYENEAGMKLKRGFNQTIRCSLKEFFECAELLKDRHLARVRKAGFGAMLDGKVRGLISRPLIGFLMGKIDPATMTLKLGESKVVAITSDAIHHLFGLPQGGHTAPRPSESGYDKAVMKLKLELGFKRSDIIMTRDLRGLLKQLVDDEEKDDLALKVFFLVVFMKVICPGASARISREAAMLEDLDFDKMADMDFCQLLVDELQRAVVRYQSGKALWQAITGCAIAPLLIYLDCCNLRKVSELDTQTPRTHFMTDDNLKKIASADLIRKGGPDPQTWLYGKLPWKAHKDIVYYELIVEPICLVTPIARGAQIRHSSLKKTIGPQGAVADDAPAPAVAGSSNGVAPESEKSNDNVAATALNQIDVLLARACDLSRQVPTSSARLSHTEGILPPGHGFDAEAAKQGLSKEAALLYPGTEAFLDPRAAERMPSLGSETAGEEEKVDLRRPEAEETMVELVRACGELGTPPYPQRRSSARLRPPEAPAATQYEFVKRSTKRKRAHSSVYENEADMKLNREYNKTVRCSLKEFFECAELLKDRHLARVRKAGFGAMLDGKVRGLISRPLIGFLMGKIDPATMTMKLGEAKVVAITSDAIHHLFGLPQGGHPAPRPSENGHDKAVMKLKQELRFKRSDNIMTRDLRGLLKRLVDDEEKDDLALKVFFLVVFMKVICPGASARISREAAMLEDLDFDKMADMDFCQLLVDELQRAVVRYQSGKALWQAITGCAIAPLLIYLDCCNLRKVSELDTRTPRTHFMTDDNLKKIASADLIQKGGPDTQTWLYGKLPWKAHKDIVYYELIVEPICSVPPIARSARLRRSTPKKTMDPQGAVTDDDPAPAVAGSSNGAAPEPERSPENVAATALSQIDVLLARACDLSRQVPTTSARLSRTEGILPPGHGFDAEAAKEGLSKEAALLDHLQKATFHLRSSFALFKSVQDDRCRPYEDEAKSFAKRMEEQEAAAAAAQGSERDTEAPADEQFEENVDDHFMSCDDEDDAEEEEEEAASPVSTPPQDLTDDDDEDPDYAGPPSSVYKRLAGRRPVTLCKVAAMSISCGCCLLASILSCRRFAPSVVPVAWTSSWPASNRPLTFLVNRAELFLQFFATPSSSSSSARKKQQCSPARNGRDEALPPPPKLRRPGKETKMRRLRVQLPCPWRLPDPHRLLRLSRRLHASAGSGSGAGAAQGKFLLPGASAAVLLMLGVLHAKRMYDDKQLVERKEQGIEPEFSPDLKASFLRLLPLRSMSRVWGSLMEVEVPVFMRPAIYKAWARAFHSNLQEPALPLEEYPSLQAFFIRSLKEGSRPIDPDPNCLVSPVDGKVLRLGQLRGPGTMIEQVKGFSYPVSSLLGASSSLHDATEEDISGEQTEQNVPESSNAKSWWRVSVASPKLRDRTLLSPKRGIFYCVLYLHPGDYHRVHSPVDWSIFKRRHFSGNLFPTNERAVRTIRNLYVENERVVLEGQWKEGFVAIAAVGATNVGSIKLLIEPDLRTNNPGSMALHSQSYDERVYEPEGTGMMVKKGQEIAGFNMGSTVVVVFEAPLSKAREDGTVSSDFGFCVKAGDRIRVGEAIGRWSQS; via the exons ATGGCGGAGGAGGGCCACCCGTCCCGCTACGTCAAGCTCACCAAGGACCAGGACGCCCCCGGCGAGGACATCCGCCCCGGCGAGCTCAACCAGCCCGTCCACGTCCCCCAG CTCGAGGGCCGGAGGTGCGGCGAGTGCGGCCAGGTCCTCCCGGAGAGCTACGAGCCGCCCGCCGACGAGCCGTGGTCCACCGGGATCTTCGGGTGCACCGACGACCCCGAGAGCT GTCGCACTGGATTGTTCTGTCCTTGCGTGCTGTTTGGGCGCAACGTTGAGGCCCTCAGAGAGGATATCCCTTGGACAACGCCTTGTGTTTGCCATGCTATCTTTGTGGAAGGAGGGATTACACTTGCAATCCTGACAGCAATATTTCATGGTGTTGACCCAAGATCATCATTTCTTATTGGAGAAGGTCTGATGTTTAGTTGGTGGCTGTGTGGTACCTATACTGGCATTTTCCGTCAAGAACTCCAGAAGAGATATCATCTCAAG AACTCCCCATGCGACCCATGCATGACCCACTGCTGCCTGCACTGGTGCGCCAACTGCCAGGAGCACCGCGAGAGGAGGGGCCGCCTGGCCGACCACAGCGCCGTGCCCATGACCGTCGTCAACCCGCCCCCCGTGCAGGAGATGAGCATGTCAGAGAACCGCGACGCCCCCGCCCCTGCCAACCCAGAAAACGGATCATCCAACAAGGCCGAGCTTGAAGCGCGCAACAGCGATCACGACGCCGTCGAC TGTGATGAGTTCGTGAAGAGATCCACCAAGAGGAAGAGAGCTCGTAGCACCGCGTATGAAAATGAAGCCGATATGGAGCTCGATCACCGGCGCCAGGAGGCGGAGGGGGGGATGATGGAGCTCGCGCGCGCGTGCGGCAAGCTGGGGACGCCCCCGTCCTCGCAGCGCCGTGCAAGCGCGCGCTTGCGGCGGCCGGAGGCGCCGGCC TACGAGTTCGTGAAGAGGTCCACCAAGAGGAAGAGGCCTCGTGGCACCGCGTATGAAAGCGAAGCCGATGTGAAGCTTAAGCGGCGATTCAACAACACCATCAGGTGCTCGCTCAAGGAGTTCTTCGAGTGCGCGGAGCTGCTCAAGGACCGGCACGTGGCGAGGGTCCGCAAGGCGGGGTTCGGCGCCATGCTGGACGGCAAGGTCAGGGGGCTCATTAGCCGGCCTCTCATCGGCTTCCTCATGGGCAAGATAGACCCAGCAACCATGACAATGAAGCTAGGGGAATCAAAGGTGATTGCTATTACCAGCGACGCCATTCACCACCTTTTTGGCCTGCCTCAAGGAGGGCACACGGCCCCGAGGCCTTCGGAAAGCGGCTACGACAAGGCAGTGATGAAGCTGAAGCTAGAGCTCGGGTTTAAAAGGTCTGATAACGTCATGACGAGGGATCTGCGGGGTCTGCTTAAGCGGCTGGTGGAGGACGAGGAGAAAGATGAGTTGGCACTCAAGGTTTTTTTCTTGGTCGTTTTCATGAAGGTGATCTGCCCGGGGGCCTCCGCGCGCGTCTCTAGGGAGGCAGCAATGCTGGAAGATCTGGATTTTGATAAGATGGCGGACATGGATTTCTGCCAGCTGCTTGTCGACGAGCTGCAGAGAGCGGTGGTGAGGTATCAAAGCGGCAAGGCTTTGTGGCAGGCTATCACGGGCTGCGCCATCGCGCCCCTCTTGATCTACCTTGATTGCTGCAACTTGAGGAAAGTTTCTGAGTTGGATACGCGGACCCCTCGAACCCATTTCATGACCGTTGATAACCTTAAGAAGATAGCCAGCGCTGATTTGATTGAAAAGGGGGGTCCTGATCCCCAGACCTGGCTTTACGGCAAATTACCG TGGAAGGCTCATAAGGACATAGTGTACTATGGATTAATTGTTGAACCAATCTGTTCTGTCCCGCCAATTGCCGTGCCAGATCTCCGCGCCGCCAAGAGGATGCCGTCTCTCGGCTCGGAGAcgacggggaaggaggaggaggtcgaccgccACCGGCAGGAGGCGGAGGGGAGGATGATGGAGCTCGCGCGCGCGTGCGGCGAGTTGGGGACGCCCGCGTACCCCCAGTGCCGTTCGAGTGCGCGCCTGCGGCGGCCGGAAGCACCGGCGGCCACGCAG TACGAGTTTGTGAAGAGATCCACCAAGAGGAAGAGAGCTCATAGTACTGCATATGAAAATGAAGCCGGTATGAAGCTTAAGCGGGGATTCAACCAGACCATCAGGTGCTCGCTCAAGGAGTTCTTCGAGTGCGCGGAGCTGCTCAAGGACCGGCACCTGGCGAGGGTCCGCAAGGCGGGGTTCGGCGCCATGCTGGACGGCAAAGTCAGGGGGCTCATTAGCCGGCCTCTCATCGGCTTCCTCATGGGCAAGATAGACCCGGCAACCATGACACTGAAGCTGGGGGAATCAAAGGTCGTCGCTATCACCAGCGACGCCATTCACCACCTTTTCGGCCTGCCTCAAGGAGGGCACACAGCTCCGAGGCCTTCGGAAAGTGGCTACGACAAGGCAGTGATGAAGCTGAAGCTAGAGCTTGGGTTTAAAAGGTCTGATATCATCATGACAAGGGATCTGCGGGGTCTGCTTAAGCAGCTGGTGGATGACGAGGAGAAGGATGACCTGGCGCTGAAGGTCTTTTTCTTGGTTGTTTTCATGAAGGTGATCTGCCCGGGGGCCTCCGCACGCATCTCTAGGGAGGCGGCAATGCTGGAAGATCTGGATTTTGATAAGATGGCGGACATGGATTTCTGCCAGCTGCTTGTCGATGAGCTGCAGAGAGCGGTGGTGAGGTATCAAAGCGGCAAGGCTTTGTGGCAGGCTATCACAGGCTGCGCCATCGCGCCCCTCTTGATCTACCTTGATTGCTGCAACTTGAGGAAAGTTTCTGAGTTGGATACGCAGACCCCCCGTACCCATTTCATGACCGATGATAACCTTAAGAAGATAGCCAGCGCTGACTTGATTCGAAAGGGGGGTCCTGATCCTCAGACCTGGCTTTACGGCAAATTACCG TGGAAGGCTCACAAGGACATAGTGTATTATGAATTAATTGTCGAACCAATTTGTTTGGTGACGCCAATTGCAAGAGGTGCCCAGATCCGGCATTCATCGTTGAAGAAGACCATTGGCCCCCAAGGGGCAGTGGCTGATGACGCTCCAGCTCCAGCCGTGGCAGGCAGCAGTAATGGCGTCGCTCCTGAGTCCGAGAAGAGCAATGATAATGTTGCAGCTACAGCCCTGAATCAGATCGACGTGCTGCTGGCAAGAGCATGCGATCTATCGCGCCAAGTGCCTACTTCAAGTGCCCGACTCAGCCACACCGAGGGCATTCTTCCACCCGGGCACGGTTTTGATGCTGAAGCCGCGAAGCAGGGCCTCTCGAAGGAAGCCGCACTTCTCTACCCAGGCACCGAGGCCTTTCTGGATCCCCGCGCCGCCGAGAGGATGCCGTCTCTCGGCTCGGAGACGGCGGGGGAGGAGGAGAAAGTCGACCTCCGGCGACCGGAGGCGGAGGAGACGATGGTGGAGCTCGTGCGCGCATGTGGCGAGCTGGGGACGCCCCCGTACCCCCAGCGCCGTTCGAGTGCGCGCCTGCGGCCGCCGGAGGCGCCGGCAGCCACACAG TACGAGTTCGTGAAGAGATCCACCAAGAGGAAGAGAGCTCATAGTTCTGTGTATGAAAATGAAGCCGATATGAAGCTTAACCGGGAATACAACAAGACCGTCAGGTGCTCGCTCAAGGAGTTCTTCGAGTGCGCGGAGCTGCTCAAGGACCGGCACCTGGCGAGGGTCCGCAAGGCGGGGTTCGGCGCCATGTTGGACGGCAAGGTCAGGGGCCTCATTAGCCGGCCTCTCATCGGCTTCCTCATGGGCAAGATAGACCCAGCAACCATGACAATGAAGCTCGGGGAAGCAAAGGTCGTCGCTATCACCAGCGATGCCATTCACCACCTTTTCGGCCTGCCTCAAGGAGGGCACCCTGCCCCGAGACCTTCAGAAAACGGCCACGACAAGGCAGTGATGAAGCTGAAGCAAGAGCTCAGGTTTAAAAGGTCTGATAACATCATGACGAGGGATCTGCGGGGTCTGCTTAAGCGGCTGGTGGATGATGAGGAGAAGGATGACCTGGCGCTGAAGGTCTTTTTCTTGGTTGTTTTCATGAAGGTGATCTGCCCGGGGGCCTCCGCGCGCATCTCTAGGGAGGCGGCAATGCTGGAAGATCTGGATTTTGATAAGATGGCGGACATGGATTTCTGCCAGCTGCTTGTCGACGAGCTGCAGAGAGCGGTGGTGAGGTATCAAAGCGGCAAGGCTTTGTGGCAGGCTATCACGGGCTGCGCCATCGCGCCCCTCTTGATCTACCTTGATTGCTGCAACTTGAGGAAAGTTTCTGAGTTGGATACGCGGACCCCCCGAACCCATTTCATGACCGATGATAACCTTAAGAAGATAGCCAGCGCTGACTTGATTCAAAAGGGGGGTCCTGACACTCAGACCTGGCTTTACGGCAAATTACCC TGGAAGGCTCATAAGGACATAGTGTACTATGAATTAATTGTCGAGCCAATCTGTTCTGTCCCGCCAATTGCAAGAAGTGCCCGGCTCCGGCGTTCAACGCCGAAGAAGACCATGGACCCCCAAGGGGCAGTGACCGATGACGATCCAGCCCCAGCCGTGGCGGGCAGCAGCAACGGTGCCGCTCCCGAGCCCGAGAGGAGCCCTGAGAATGTCGCAGCCACAGCCCTGAGTCAGATCGACGTGCTGCTGGCAAGGGCATGCGACTTATCGCGCCAGGTGCCCACCACAAGCGCCCGGCTCAGCCGCACCGAGGGCATTCTTCCACCCGGGCACGGTTTTGACGCTGAGGCCGCGAAGGAGGGCCTTTCGAAGGAAGCCGCGCTCCTCGATCATCTGCAGAAGGCCACGTTCCACCTCCGCTCTTCCTTCGCCCTTTTTAAGAGCGTGCAGGACGACCGGTGCAGGCCTTACGAAGACGAGGCGAAATCGTTCGCCAAGCGGATGGAGGAGCAagaggctgctgctgctgctgctcaagGAAGCGAAAGAGACACGGAGGCGCCTGCCGACGAG CAGTTTGAGGAGAATGTTGATGATCACTTCATGTCCTGCGACGACGAGGAtgatgcggaggaggaggaggaggaggctgcgtCCCCGGTCTCCACTCCTCCGCAGGACCTGacggacgacgacgatgaggatcCCGACTACGCGGG TCCGCCGAGCAGTGTGTACAAAAGGCTCGCCGGCCGGCGCCCTGTCACCCTGTGCAAAGTTGCTGCCATGAGCATTTCCTGCGGGTGCTGTTTGTTGGCAAGCATCTTGAGCTGCCGGCGTTTTGCTCCTTCC GTGGTCCCTGTCGCCTGGACATCCTCCTGGCCCGCCAGCAACCGCCCCCTCACCTTTTTGGTGAATAGAGCGGAACTTTTTCTCCAGTTTTTCGcaaccccttcttcttcttcttcctctgcacgAAAGAAGCAGCAGTGTAGTCCAGCAAGAAACGGGAGGGACGAAGCGCTCCCCCCACCCCCAAAATTGCGTCGCCCGGGCAAGGAAACGAAGATGCGGAGGCTTAGGGTTCAGCTCCCATGCCCATGGCGGCTCCCCGACCCCCACCGCCTCCTCCGCCTCTCCCGCCGCCTCCACGCCTccgccggctccggctccggcgccggcgccgcccaaG GCAAGTTCCTTCTGCCGGGCGCCTCGGCGGCGGTCCTTCTCATGCTCGGCGTTCTGCACGCCAAGCGGATGTACGATGACAAACAG CTTGTCGAAAGGAAGGAGCAGGGAATCGAGCCCGAATTCTCGCCAGACCTGAAG GCTTCGTTTCTGAGGCTTCTACCACTGCGTTCGATGTCACGTGTCTGGGGATCCTTGATGGAAGTG GAGGTTCCGGTGTTCATGCGTCCTGCTATCTACAAAGCATGGGCCAGAGCATTTCACTCAA ATTTGCAAGAACCTGCTCTGCCCCTGGAAGAATATCCTTCTTTACAGGCATTCTTCATCCGCAGTCTCAAAGAAGGATCAAGGCCTATCGATCCAGATCCAAACTGCCTG GTGAGTCCTGTCGATGGGAAAGTTTTGCGGCTTGGACAGCTCAGGGGTCCAGGAACCATGATTGAGCAAGTCAAAGGCTTTTCTTATCCTGTTTCTTCTCTTCTTGGTGCTAGTTCATCGCTTCATGATGCCACAGAAGAAGATATTTCTGGAGAGCAAACAGAACAAAATGTGCCTGAGAGCTCGAATGCAAAATCATGGTGGCGAGTATCTGTGGCTTCACCTAAACTACGGGATCGAACACTGCTGAG CCCGAAGAGGGGGATCTTTTATTGTGTCCTGTATTTACACCCTGGTGATTATCATCGAGTACACTCTCCTGTTGATTGGAGTATTTTCAAACGTCGACATTTCTCAG GCAATCTTTTCCCAACAAATGAACGTGCCGTGCGGACTATCAGAAACCTATATGTCGAGAATGAAAGG GTGGTACTCGAAGGTCAATGGAAAGAAGGGTTTGTTGCAATTGCAGCCGTTGGTGCTACTAATGTTGGCTCCATCAAA CTGCTCATTGAACCGGATCTGAGGACAAACAATCCAGGGTCCATGGCACTTCACTCCCAGTCTTACGATGAGCGCGTTTATGAACCTGAAGGCACCGGCATGATGGTTAAAAAGGGTCAAGAG ATAGCAGGATTCAACATGGGATCGACCGTGGTCGTCGTATTTGAAGCGCCTCTGTCCAAGGCGAGGGAGGACGGGACGGTCTCTTCGGATTTCGGCTTCTGCGTCAAGGCTGGCGATAGGATTAGGGTAGGAGAAGCCATTGGCCGATGGAGCCAATCGTAG
- the LOC123099149 gene encoding uncharacterized protein isoform X3: MEMFPCFGWMGVGAASIAATRKTPVTSCPFQPRITNDFKLKMLNHAMQELLFWAPMEDSCNCCQEHCQFSGCHHASNWPLICLLFVLLKVASYGEAGDMDQKPQWCA; this comes from the exons ATGG AAATGTTCCCTTGCTTTGGTTGGATGGGTGTAGGAGCAGCAAGCATCGCCGCCACACGGAAAACTCCAGTAACTTCTTGCCCCTTCCAGCCTCG GATCACGAACGACTTCAAGCTGAAGATGTTGAACCATGCGATGCAAGAATTATTATTTTGGGCTCCTATGGAAG ACTCATGTAATTGCTGTCAAGAACACTGTCAGTTCAGCGGTTGTCATCATGCAAGCAATTGGCCGCTGATCTGCTTGCTCTTTGTACTACTAAAG GTGGCATCATACGGCGAAGCAGGGGATATGGATCAGAAGCCGCAATGGTGCGCGTGA
- the LOC123099149 gene encoding uncharacterized protein isoform X2 has translation MASYFLITNDFKLKMLNHAMQELLFWAPMEDSCNCCQEHCQFSGCHHASNWPLICLLFVLLKGIWIRSRNGARDDMSNTCLTLDSGFFLQVDHTIVRISARIILYIMLDHLGICRVIYRLRMYSQNTISVVVLFYTSVQSNGICILYCTATL, from the exons ATGGCATCGTATTTTTT GATCACGAACGACTTCAAGCTGAAGATGTTGAACCATGCGATGCAAGAATTATTATTTTGGGCTCCTATGGAAG ACTCATGTAATTGCTGTCAAGAACACTGTCAGTTCAGCGGTTGTCATCATGCAAGCAATTGGCCGCTGATCTGCTTGCTCTTTGTACTACTAAAG GGGATATGGATCAGAAGCCGCAATGGTGCGCGTGACGACATGTCTAACACTTGCCTGACCCTGGACTCTGGCTTCTTCTTGCAA GTTGACCATACTATTGTGAGAATCTCGGCCAGGATCATTCTTTATATCATGTTGGATCATCTTGGAATTTGTAGAGTAATTTATCGTCTAAGGATGTACTCACAGAACACAATCAGTGTGGTTGTGCTTTTCTACACTTCTGTCCAGAGCAATGGGATATGTATTCTGTACTGTACGGCTACCCTCTAA